Proteins co-encoded in one Halodesulfovibrio marinisediminis DSM 17456 genomic window:
- a CDS encoding ATP-grasp domain-containing protein codes for MPTERSTYRKHLHGKIKDRKIVWVGSRGCDAIPLTDFKNPIVSICYGSPAQHEAITEHTYEEMMHQRVNPYTYEASSDTSDGIKELRRILIKELEEPCCLIPYKPMSFIDTAYFLHHKHTKMLGLFSELQQTFNHKTWIETALHDAGIRTIPWTYLEINESSKQEIFRATMEAPIMLRVHAASAGSGLIRIDSKETFEAAWEWLTQNKAPLIAYSPYFSGASSLAASATVFSDGRVALHPLSLQCIGVPELTPHNAGYSGNDFGMIRDLPASTINHLEAMVRDVGQWLASRGFIGAFGIDALLHEEQLYFIEANPRFLGSSKMCSSIDRALDRPDVYMTHMASFLELPPPPQVPLRELIVMQPQLGQMIFHNTQPHFVTVKKKPVEYEKLPFGVTQTPEASVSVAPGGPISTLNWNEPLLRTNGTLNETGQFIADTFLESITIYPQGLSPERPKRIIK; via the coding sequence ATGCCTACTGAACGTTCAACATACCGGAAACATCTCCATGGAAAGATTAAAGATCGTAAGATCGTTTGGGTTGGGAGTAGAGGGTGCGATGCTATCCCGCTTACCGACTTCAAGAACCCAATTGTTTCCATTTGCTACGGAAGCCCCGCGCAGCACGAAGCAATTACTGAACACACTTATGAAGAAATGATGCACCAAAGGGTGAATCCTTACACTTATGAAGCATCCTCCGACACTTCGGATGGAATAAAAGAACTACGACGTATTTTAATTAAAGAGCTGGAAGAACCATGTTGCCTGATCCCTTACAAGCCAATGTCATTTATCGACACGGCTTACTTCCTTCACCATAAACACACTAAGATGTTAGGGTTATTCTCTGAGCTCCAACAAACATTCAACCACAAAACATGGATAGAAACTGCACTGCATGATGCTGGGATACGGACTATCCCATGGACATACCTTGAAATAAATGAATCATCTAAACAGGAAATTTTTCGTGCGACCATGGAAGCTCCTATCATGCTTCGCGTGCATGCTGCGTCAGCAGGATCAGGACTCATCCGTATCGACTCTAAAGAAACCTTTGAAGCAGCTTGGGAATGGCTTACCCAGAATAAAGCTCCACTAATTGCCTACTCCCCCTATTTTTCCGGTGCCTCATCTCTTGCTGCTTCAGCAACCGTATTCTCTGACGGTCGAGTAGCCCTCCACCCGCTCAGCTTGCAATGTATTGGAGTACCGGAGTTAACCCCACACAACGCAGGCTATTCCGGAAACGACTTTGGTATGATTCGCGACCTTCCCGCCAGTACCATAAACCATCTTGAGGCGATGGTTCGTGATGTTGGGCAATGGCTTGCTTCAAGAGGATTTATTGGAGCCTTTGGCATAGACGCCCTACTCCACGAAGAGCAGCTGTATTTTATCGAAGCTAACCCTCGGTTCCTTGGTTCATCTAAGATGTGCTCCAGCATTGACAGAGCACTGGACAGACCGGACGTGTACATGACGCATATGGCATCATTTCTGGAACTTCCACCACCACCACAAGTTCCATTACGGGAGCTTATAGTTATGCAACCGCAGCTGGGGCAAATGATTTTCCACAACACTCAGCCTCACTTTGTGACAGTAAAAAAGAAGCCTGTAGAATATGAAAAACTTCCATTTGGCGTGACACAGACTCCGGAAGCCTCCGTATCTGTGGCACCAGGCGGACCTATCAGCACATTAAATTGGAACGAACCATTACTACGCACCAACGGCACCTTAAACGAGACAGGCCAATTCATTGCTGATACCTTTCTGGAAAGCATCACTATCTATCCACAAGGATTATCTCCAGAACGACCAAAACGGATAATCAAATAA